In Miscanthus floridulus cultivar M001 chromosome 5, ASM1932011v1, whole genome shotgun sequence, one genomic interval encodes:
- the LOC136450669 gene encoding PRA1 family protein B2-like, with translation MASAATPAPLLPVTSTAAGGGSAPSSATGLSDAALATPAFRLFVSRLAETARRSLADRRPWTELLDRSAFSRPDSLSEATSRLRRNLGYFRVNYAAAVAFSLAASLLAHPFSLLVLLGILGAWCFLYVFRAPDQPVVLFGRTFTDRETLLGLVVASVLAFLLTSVASLIISGLLVGGAIVAAHGACRVPEDLFLDDPSAASNGNTTSRLISFLASPGSGV, from the coding sequence ATGGCTTCCGCTGCGACGCCTGCGCCTTTGCTCCCCGTGACCAGCACGGCTGCCGGCGGCGGCTCCGCGCCGTCCTCCGCCACAGGCCTCTCCGACGCGGCGCTCGCCACGCCGGCCTTCCGCCTCTTCGTGAGCCGGCTGGCCGAGACGGCGCGGCGCTCGCTCGCGGACCGTAGGCCGTGGACGGAGCTGCTGGACCGGTCGGCCTTCTCCCGCCCGGACTCCCTCTCCGAGGCCACCTCGCGGCTGCGCCGCAACCTCGGCTACTTCCGCGTCAActacgccgccgccgtcgccttcTCCCTCGCGGCCTCGCTCCTGGCgcaccccttctccctcctcgtcctcctcggcATCCTCGGCGCCTGGTGCTTCCTCTACGTCTTCCGCGCCCCCGACCAGCCCGTCGTGCTCTTCGGCCGCACCTTCACCGACCGCGAGACGCTGCTCGGCCTTGTCGTCGCGTCTGTGCTCGCCTTCCTCCTCACCTCCGTGGCTTCGCTCATCATCTCCGGGCTGCTTGTCGGGGGCGCCATCGTTGCCGCGCACGGCGCCTGCCGCGTTCCAGAGGACCTCTTCCTTGATGATCCGAGCGCTGCGTCCAATGGAAACACCACCAGCAGGCTCATCTCCTTCCTCGCGTCGCCCGGATCTGGGGTTTGA
- the LOC136453453 gene encoding LOW QUALITY PROTEIN: exocyst complex component EXO70B1-like (The sequence of the model RefSeq protein was modified relative to this genomic sequence to represent the inferred CDS: inserted 2 bases in 1 codon), which yields MAEDGEEKLLATVQHIVQTLGRTDTMTEDILKVFSNYDGRLSLDKLYATRAAAAAAAVGGATGERSVPASPPMPPPPVAPSAAAAMPPVTSLERTVRTLDRQISQFVTMDRLIWADSADADAFLEAVDDLVGTVQELDAAGTNRGLLDRADELLSRCMARLEDEFRALIERPDDAAPQVPGGFGSXDDSEEDYDADDGFGDEPIPIARPVSDFDIVIDALPPGSVSDVHQIARRMVDAGFGRECAEAYAAARRGFIDESVARLGIRSRTADEVHSLPWEELEFDIARWIPAFKMVFRILIPSERRLCDRVFEGLAPYGDLAFVAAVRTQALQLISFGDAVAAASRAPERLFRVIDMYEAVRDLLPDLDPVFSDPYSAALRAEVSAVCNTLGSSIKGIFMELENLIRRDPARVAVPGGGIHPITRYVMNYLRAACGSRQTLEEVMEGDLGAVGTAAIAVDPDRPTSSLAVHIAWIMDVLHKNLETKSKIYRDPPLASIFLMNNGKYIIHKVNDSELGVLLGDEWMKQMMSRVRRWSMEYQRGAWAKVISVLQTGGPGVGSITAKSMLQKMQMFNSYMEEICTVQSDWVIADEQLRADVKSAIVDSVMPAYRGLIGRLRSSPEAARDLFIKYTPEDVQARIQHLFEGVAK from the exons ATGGCGGAGGACGGCGAGGAGAAGCTGCTCGCCACGGTGCAGCACATCGTTCAGACCCTTGGCCGCACCGACACCATGACGGAGGATATACTCAAGGTCTTCTCCAACTACGACGGCCGCCTCTCGCTCGACAAGCTCTACGCCACGCgcgccgctgcggcggcggccgcaGTCGGAGGGGCTACTGGGGAGCGCTCCGTGCCGGCCTCGCCGCCCATGCCGCCGCCTCCAGTGGCGCCGTCGGCCGCCGCGGCCATGCCCCCGGTGACGTCGCTGGAGCGGACCGTGCGCACGCTGGACCGGCAGATCTCGCAGTTCGTCACCATGGATAGGCTCATATGGGCGGACTCAGCGGACGCGGACGCGTTCCTGGAGGCGGTGGACGACCTCGTCGGCACCGTGCAGGAGCTGGACGCCGCCGGGACCAACCGCGGGCTGCTCGACCGCGCCGACGAGCTGCTGAGCCGGTGCATGGCCCGGCTGGAGGACGAGTTCCGGGCGCTCATCGAGCGCCCCGACGACGCGGCGCCTCAGGTGCCCGGTGGGTTCGGGTC TGATGACAGCGAGGAGGACTACGACGCGGATGACGGCTTTGGCGACGAGCCAATCCCAATCGCGAGGCCCGTCTCGGACTTCGACATCGTAATCGATGCTCTCCCGCCGGGCTCGGTCTCTGATGTTCACCAGATTGCCCGGCGGATGGTGGACGCTGGCTTTGGCCGCGAGTGCGCCGAGGCATACGCGGCCGCACGCCGCGGTTTCATCGACGAGAGCGTCGCTCGCCTCGGCATCCGTTCCCGTACAGCCGACGAGGTCCACTCCTTACCATGGGAGGAGCTCGAGTTCGACATTGCTCGTTGGATCCCAGCATTCAAGATGGTGTTTCGGATCCTAATCCCTAGCGAGCGCCGCCTCTGTGATCGTGTCTTCGAAGGCCTCGCTCCGTACGGCGACCTTGCCTTTGTTGCCGCCGTGCGCACCCAGGCGCTTCAGCTTATTTCATTCGGAGATGCAGTTGCTGCTGCCAGCCGCGCGCCAGAACGGCTCTTCCGTGTTATTGACATGTATGAAGCAGTCCGAGACCTCCTTCCTGACCTCGATCCTGTCTTCTCTGATCCCTACTCTGCAGCTCTTCGTGCTGAGGTATCAGCTGTGTGCAACACTCTTGGCTCCTCAATCAAAGGTATATTCATGGAGCTGGAAAATCTCATCCGCCGTGATCCAGCCCGTGTTGCTGTGCCTGGTGGTGGCATACATCCAATCACTCGGTATGTCATGAACTATCTCCGTGCCGCATGTGGTTCGCGGCAAACACTGGAAGAGGTGATGGAAGGTGACTTGGGTGCTGTTGGCACAGCGGCTATTGCTGTCGACCCTGATCGCCCTACTTCGTCGCTAGCTGTGCACATAGCTTGGATCATGGATGTGCTTCACAAGAATTTGGAGACCAAATCGAAGATATACAGGGATCCACCACTTGCTTCCATATTCTTGATGAATAACGGGAAATACATTATTCACAAGGTGAATGACAGTGAGCTTGGGGTTTTGCTTGGTGATGAATGGATGAAACAGATGATGAGCAGGGTGCGCAGGTGGAGTATGGAGTATCAGCGTGGGGCCTGGGCAAAGGTCATATCAGTGCTGCAGACTGGAGGTCCTGGCGTTGGCAGTATCACTGCAAAGTCCATGCTTCAGAAAATGCAGATGTTTAACAGCTACATGGAGGAGATTTGCACGGTCCAGTCCGATTGGGTGATTGCAGATGAGCAGTTACGAGCAGATGTTAAGTCAGCGATAGTGGATTCTGTTATGCCTGCATATAGAGGCTTAATTGGGAGATTGAGATCATCTCCTGAAGCTGCCCGAgacttgttcatcaaatacaccCCAGAGGATGTTCAGGCACGCATCCAACATCTATTTGAAGGAGTGGCCAAGTGA